Below is a window of Pseudomonas eucalypticola DNA.
GTGGTGGTTTCACTGCTGGTGTCCGCATCACTGACCTGCTGCTGCACATCCAGGTATACCAGGCCACCCGGGTTGATACGCGGGGTGACGTCGAGGATTACGCCGGTCTGCACGTATTCGACGCTGCTCAGGGTGGTGTCGGAGGTACTGGTATTGACCGTGGTCTGGCTGATGGGAATGTTGTCGCCCACTTGAATCTGCGCTTGCTGGTTGTTCATGACCACCAGCGACGGCGCCGACAGCACCTGGGTGCGGCCGGTGGTCTCCAGCGCATGCAGCGCCACTTGCAGGTTGCTGCTGACGAACGAGTAGAACAGCGAATCGGTCGACCCCAACCCTGCCCCGCCACCGCCCAATGCGCCTTGGCTGCCGCTGGTGTTGGCCACCGTGGTGCTGGAAGAGTTGCCGGCCAGCTTGCCCAGGTACCACTGCACCCCCAGGTCCAGTTCACCGCTGAGCTTCACTTCCAGAATGCGTGTTTCGATCTGCACCTGCATGGGCGGGTTGTCGAGACGCTTGATGGCCGACTCGATCTCTTTCCACTGCGCCGGCCGCGTGCGCACCAGCAACTGGTTGCTGGCTTTCTGCGCGGTGATGCGGGTGCTGTCGTCCAGGCTCTTCTGCTGGCCGCCGGTCGTGGCGCTGGCGGCGCTGTCGTCCTGCTGGTCGTCGCCGTCGCTGTCGTCGTCGCCGTTCTGCATCGAGTTGTTGTTCAGCGAATTGCCGCCACTGAGCCCTTGGGTCCCGGTGCTGGTCAGCCCCGAGGTGCCGGTTGAACCGATCCCTGAACTGTTGCTGCCATTGAGCGATGACAAGGTCGTGGTGCGCAGGCCAGGGGCGACCTTGGCCGCGCTGTCGTCCTTGATCTGGCCGTTGCCGTAGATCTGGCGCAGGTACTTGGCCAGGTCGGTGGCCTTCATGTTGCGCACGTCGTACACATACATCTGCGGCTCGTTGCCGCCCCCTTCGTCGATGGTCTTGATCCAGTCGCCCACTTCGCGCAGGTACTCAGGCTGGGCCGAGATGGCCACCACCGAGTTGGTGCGTTCGTTGGGCAGGAACTTGACCATGCCCGCCAGTGGCATGCCGCTGTCGGGGCCGAACATTTTCTGCAGTTGCGGCATCAACTCGGCCACCGAGGCGCGCTGCAGGCCGTAGACGCCGATGGACATGCCCTTGAGCCAGTCGACATCGAACGTGTCGATGGTGTCCTGGTAGTTGGCCAGCTCTTGCGGGGTGCCGGCCAGGCTCAGCACGTTGCGCGAGGGGTCCACCAACAGGAAGGCGTTGTCGCGGGCGAACGGCTTGAGCAGTTTCTGCATCTCGGTGGCCGAGATGTACTTGAGCGGGTACAGCCGCGCCGACAGGCCGTCGGACGGCTGCGACACGGTCATTTCCGGCACCAGCTTGCCGGCCACGGCCTGGGCGGCTGGCAAGATCACGTAGCGGTTGCCCTGGCGGATCATGGCGTTGTTGGTCCAGGACAGCAGGGTTTCCAGAATCGACAGCGCTTCTTTCTTGTTCACCGGCTTGGACGTGGAAAAGCTGACGTCACCGGTCACGCCCTGGGCGATGCTGTAGTTCTCGTGCAGCAGGTCGCCCATCACCGTGTTGATCACCGCCTCGATGGGCTGGTTGGTGAAGTTGAACACGATGTCGCCACCGCCCTCCTCGCTAGCGCCCCTTGCCGCCACAGGTGGGCGCACGAAGCGCTGGCTGCCGTTGAAGAGCTGCCGTTGCGGCGCCACCGGGCCGCTGTTGCTGGCGGGCATGGCCGGCGCCTGATCGACCACGGGCTGACGCTGGTCGCCGGTGCCGTTGAGCGCCTCATGCATCAGGCCTGGGTCATTTTCAAAGGGGTGGTTGGGCGAGGTTGCACAGCCGCCGAGGGCGACGGCGGTGGCCAGGCAAAGCAAAGGGGTGCGCAACGGGGTGACTCCAGTGGCAAGCAATTTCATGGTGCGGTTACCGGCGGCAGCGTGAGCATGGCCGCGCGTGAAGGGGCTGGGAGACGCGGCGCCGGCAAGCGCAGGCTGCGGGTTTGGCCCTGGCGGCCGAACTGCGCCGCCAGGGGGGAAAGCTGTTGCAAGGTCCAGCCATTGGGCAAGGCCTGGCCTTCGGCGACTTTCAGGCCGTGGCCGCTGGCGTCGCGCAGCAAGGCCAGCTTGAGGTCGCCATTGATCATTACCCCGGTGAGCACCAGGCCGGCCAGGTCGGCGCCAGGCCCCTGGACGGTCTGATCGGGGCTGCGATCGGTGCTGAAAAGGGGTTTTTGCCAGGCGTCTGCCAGGCTGTTCAGTTCAACCACGGGCAATGCCTGGGCCGTGGTGTGCTTGCTGGCAACCGGGGGCCGGGCCGCGGCTGGCGGCAACCAACCCGGGTCGCGACCGGCGCCACTGAGCACTGCCCCTGTGGCCAAAGCAAGGCCGCCAACAACCAGCAACAACCCCGCACGCACCAGGCTCACGGTCAGTTTCATGGGGCCTCCTGGGCGGCGGCGGCCTTGGGCAGGTAGCCGCGCACCAGCAGGTGCACGGTCAGGCGCCCGGCACCCCCGGTGGCCGGCGCGTTGCTGGCACGACGCACGCTGAGGGCATCGACGAACAGGAACGGCCGGTGGAATTCCAGGGTGTGCAACAGGGCCATCAACGGTTCGATACCGCACTCCAACGTCAGGCTGACCTTCACCTGGCGGTACGGCTGGGCGCTGTCCTGCTCCGGGGTGATGGGCATGCGCTGGGTCAGGGTGCAGCCGGCACCCTGGGTGGCCTTGGCCTTGATCAGGTCGGCGATGCGCTGCATCAGGTCGGCCGCTACGGCGCTGGGGTCATCGCCGGGCAGCAGGCTGGTGCTGCTGGCCGGATCCTGGCGGGCACGCTGCAACTGTTTATCCAGCAGCGGGCGCAGCGCCAATTGCCCGGCATAGCGTTGCTGCTGTTCACGCAGTTGCTGGATCTGCCCATCGATATCACTCAATGGGCCGGTGAACCAGCTCTGCACCAGCAGCCAATACAACCCGGCCAGCACCACACCCAGGGCGATCAAGGCCGCGCCGCGGCGTTCACGTTCAGTCAGCGCGCGCTTCATGGGCAGCCTCCTGATGCAAGTGCGCGCGCAAGGCGAAATGGTCCTTGCCGCTGTCGCTGTCGGGCTGTATGACGCCCTGGAACTGTGGGTCATCCAAGGTGTGGCACTGCTTCAACTGGCCGATCAGGGCACTGGCACGGGTGCTCTGGCCGGACAGCGCCACTTCGCCGCTGTCGTTGATTTCCAACTGTTCAAGCCAGGTGCCGTCAGGCAGGCAGTGGCTGAGGTCGGCGATGACACTGGCCAGCGCCGGCTGCGCGGCCTTGCGCTCAATCAGGTACTGGGCCGCGCCCTGGGTGTTGGCCAGGGTCTGGCGCACTTGCTGCAATTGGCTGATCTGCGCCTGTTGCTGGTGCACCTGCGCCTGCATCTCGATCAACAGGGCTTCGCGCGATTGCAGCCACAGCACCATCAGCGTCAGCAACAACGCGGCACAGGCCAGCAGCAGGCCCTGATTGAAGCGCCCACCGCGGGCCCGCCGCGGGCGCTGGGCCTCGGGCAGCAGGTCGACACCCAGGCGTTCGCCGTCGCGGACGTCGATGCCGTGCAGGTTGATGCCGGCGCAGGTTGCCAGAATCTGCTCCAGGCGCTCACGCACCATCACCACAAGACGCACCTTGACGCTGGTACCGCCCTGCCCCAGCACCTGGGCGCAGAAGTGCACCTGGTCGGCCCGATAGGGGGTGTACCTGTCCAACTCGAAACCCAGCACCGTCTGCAGGTCACGGGCGGCCCCCAGGGGCAGGCTCAGGGTCTGCACCAGCACCTCGCCGCGCGGCAGCACCAGCAGCCGCGGCACGCTGTCAGTGACCGGTTGTTCCAGCGGCCAGTGCAGCACCTGCAAGGGTGCGCTGCCCGACAACCGCGCGCGCCAGGCAGGGGGCAGCACGCCCAGCAGTTCATCGCGCCAGGCTTGCCACAGGCGCTGGGCGGGGCTGGCGTGCCAGCGGCGATGCAGCGCGGCGCGCCCATCGGCGTAGAGCGTGTTCAGGTTCATTCTTGCCAATGCAGGACCCGATACGGTCGGGCCCCCTCCGTGGACGGGTTGAGTAACAGGGTCACGACCAGTGCCGCGCTGAAGCCACCGGGCAACTGTGCGACGCTGGTCAAGGTCAGGATCGGGCCGGGCTCGGCGCCGCTGATGTTCAGGCTGGGCAGGCCAAGGGCACGCCGCAGCCAGGGTGTGGCGAGGGCCGGGTCGGGGCTTTCCTGGCCACTCCACAGCGTCACCTGAGGGGCCGCGCAAGCGAACAACGCCTGGCTCATGCCCGGCAACTGGCGCAGCTCTTCCAGCACCCGCAACGGCGGCTGGCCGTTGCCCCGGCGCTGGTCCAGGGCCGCCCCCAGCGCACGTGCCTGAACCGCGCCGCCGCAGGCCTGCAGCAAGCGCACCACATCGGCCGTGCTGGCGGCATTGAGGTCGAGTTTGCCGCGCTCGCTGACCACGCTGACCTGCACCCGTGCGCGCTCGAAGGCCAGTTCATGGGCACGGCCATCGGCGGCCCAGGCACGCTGCTGCGCCGGGTCGGTCAGGCTGACCACGGCCAGGTTGACTCCGGCCTCGGCGGCCAGCAGCGCTTCGGTGTGCTGGCGCTGCCACAGGGCCTGGCGGCTTTCCAGTTGCACCCAGCCCGCGAGCCCGGCGAGCAGAAGACTCAGCAGCGCCAGCACCCACAGCACCAGCAACAGCGCCACGCCCTTCTGTCGCGTCATTGCCCGGCCACCGTCGACAGGTCCAGGCGCAGGGTCACGCTTTCGACGGTCCACGGCACCGGGCCGGCCAGTTGCGCATCGATACGCACGGCGCGGGGCAAGCGCCCTGGCCATGGCCAGGTGGACAGCCAGTCGCTCAACTGCCCCTTGGGTGAATAGCCGCGGTAACTCAAGTGCAGCCCGCGCACCTGGTGCAGCAACACCTGGGGCTCGCCCCAGGCTTGACCGCCCTGGGTGATGGCCACTTCCAGGCGTTGGCCGTGCAGGCTCAGGGTGTGCCAATAAATGCCCCCACCCAGGTTCGCGGACAGGGGCGCCATGAACGCCATGGCTTGCTCGCTGCCGACGAACACCCGCTGCTGGCCATCGTCCAGGGGCAAGGCCTGGCCAACCGCGCAGCGCAAGAAGGCCTGAGCCGCGCGCACCTCGTCCAGGCGCTCGGTGTAATGTTCCGCCTTGGCCACGGCGCGGTTGGCGCCCAGGATCGCCCCGGCCACCAGCGCCAGCAGCACCCCCAGCAGGCTCAATACCAGCAGTATTTCCAGCAAGGTGAAACCCCGTTGCCGCGCCTTCATTGCGCCGCCTCCGGGCCGAGCACCTTGAGGGTACCGAAGCGCGCCTGGCGCTGGCCTTCGCGCACCCGCACGTCGAGCTGAAACAGGCGCAAGCGGTTCGCCGCCACCGGCAACCCGCGAATATCCAGGTGCCAGCGGATGCCACCCGCCCAGGTGCCGTCGCGGCTGCCGGGCTGCAATGGCCCGTCAGCTTCTTCGTCGAGAATCGAGCGTGCCGCGGCACTCAGACGGTCACTGGCCTGCACCTGCTTGAGCGACCGTGCGGCCTGCCCGAAGGCCACCAGCAACACGGCGCTGCACAGCGCAAGTACCGTCAGCGCCGCGAGCATTTCCAGCAGCGTGAAGCCCTGCTGCAGCTTCATCGCACTGCCTGCAATTGCACGGTACCGGTCAGCCAGGACACATCGATGCGCCAGCGCCGGGCGCCGTCATTGAGCAACAGGTGGCCGCCGCTGGCACCGCCGTCGGGGTAGAACTCAAACGCAGCGCCCAGGTCGGCAGCGGTGTGCAGTTGCAGGTTGAGGTCCGCAGGCCATGCGGCTGCGGGTTTGCCGGGTGCTTCAAACACACGCTGCTGAAGGTCGAAGCGCGTGCGTGCCGGCTGCCCCGTGACGATGGCGCGCACGCGGGTAGCGCGCAGGGCTTCGACGATCTGCACCACGGCCTTGCGCTCACTGGCACTGTGCAACCCGCGCTGCAGGCCATAGCCCACCAACCCCGCGGCCACGCCGATCAGCACGATCACCACCAGCATTTCCAGCAGCGTGAAGCCCCGGGCCCTGTGCATCAGCGTTATTCCCAGTTGCCCAGGTCAGCGCTGTAGCCGTCGCCGCCGGGTTGGCCGTCCTGGCCATAGAAGATCAGGTCGAAGCTGCCGTGCTCACCGGGAAAGCGGTAGCCGAAGGCATGGCCGAACGGGTCTTTGAGGTCCGACGGCTTGGCGTACGGGCCGGCCCAGTTGCCGCCGTTGCTCGGCTTGGTCACCAACTGGTTGAGGTTGGCCGGCGGCGAACCCACGTCCAGCGCGTAGCTTTCCACCTTCATGCTCAGGCTGGCCAGTTGCGCCTTGCCGGCGCCGTACTTGCCCTTGTCGACGTTGCCGCCCACCTGGCGCACGACGATGGTGGCGACGATGCCCAGCAGCACGATCACCGCGAGCATTTCCAGCAAGGTAAAACCGCCCTGGCGACGGGCCGACTTCATGGTTTTCATGGGGTTGGTTCCTTTAAATGTTACTGGTGAGGCTCATCAGCGGCAGCATGATGGCGAGCATGATCACGGCGACCATCACGGCCATGACCACGGTAAGGCTGGGCACCAGAGCAGCGAGCAGGCGGTCGATGCCGCGCTTGGCTTCGACGTCGAACACCTCGGCGACTTTCAGCAGCATGCTGTCCAGCTCGCCGGCCTGTTCGCCGACGTCGATCATCTGGATCGCCAGTTCCGGCAGCAGCGGTTGCTGGCCGAACGCACTGGACAACGTGCCGCCACCCTTGACCCACTCGGTGGCGTGTTCGACCTGGGCGACGACGGCGCGGTTGCTGCACACCTGGCGCACGATCTGCAGCGCCTGCAACAGCGCCACGCCGTTGCTGAGCAAGGTGCCGAGGGTGCGCGCCAGGCGGGCGGCTTCGATGCGTTGCAGCAACGGGCCGATGACCTTGATGCGCAACAGACGCCGGTCGTTGCGCTGGCGCCGGGCCGGGTCGCGCAGGGCGATCGCCGTGCCCCAGACGACCACGATGAACCCGGCAAGCACCATCAGGCCCCAGGCGCTGAGGAACTCGCCCAGCGCCAGAATCACCTGGGTAATCAGCGGAATCGGCACGCCCAGGTCGCGGAAAATCGGCACGAACTGCGGCACCACGTAAGCCAGCAGCAGGGCCAGGGAACCCAGCACGCCGACGATCAGGAAGGCCGGGTAGATCAGCGCGTTGATCACTTCGCCGCGCAGGGTCTGGCTGCGCTCCAGGTAATCGCTGAGCTGGCGCAGGGTGTTTTCCAGGGCGCCGCCGGCCTCGCCGGCACGGACCATGCTGATGTACAGGGTGGAGAACTGCCCGCCCTCCTCTTCCAGCGCCTGGGACAAGGGCTTGCCGGCTTTCACCTGTTCGCGGATGCGCTCGATCAGGGCGTGGGCCTTGGGCGCCTGGGTCTGCTTGAGCAGGATGCCCAGCGAGCGTTCCAGGGGTTGGCCGGCGCCCAGCAGGGTCGCCAGTTGCTGGGTGAAGCTGACCAGTGCCGCGCCATTCAACGCGCCGCGGTTCAGGGCCCGGCGCAGGCCAGGTCCGCCCAAGGCATCGACCTGCACTACCAGCAGTCCACGTTTTTGCAACAGCGCCACGGCGCCCTGCTGGTCGGGCGCTTCAATGCTGCCCTGCTGGCTGGCGCCATCGTTATCCAGGGCGCGGTACTTGAAATGAGCCATGGCTTATTCGCCGCGCGTTACGCGCAGCACCTCCTCCAGCGAGGTGATGCCCGCCACGGCCTGGCGCAGGCCTTCTTCATACAGTGTGCGCAGCCCGCCGCGACGGGCGGCCTGCTCCAGCGTCGCAGCATCGGCCTGGCGCATCAGCAGGCTGCGCAGCTCTTCATTCATCACGAGCAATTCGGTGATGGCGCTACGGCCGAAGTAACCACTGCCGGTCGCCGACACGGCGGGTTTGTAGAGCAGGATGGGGCGCTGGTCGGTGAAACGGTCCAGGCCATGTTCGGCCACCAGCTCGGCCGGCGCTTCGAACGGGATGCGCGTGGCCGGGTCCAGGCGGCGCACCAGGCGCTGGGCCAGAATGCCCTTCACGGTCGAGGCAATCAGGTAGCTCTCCACGCCCATGTCCAGCAGGCGGGTGATACTCGCCGCGGCGCTGTTGGTGTGCAGGGTGGAAAGCACCAGGTGGCCGGTCAGGGACGATTGAATGGCGATGCGGCAGGTTTCCAGGTCGCGCATTTCGCCGATCATGATCACGTCCGGGTCCTGGCGCACGATGGAGCGCAGCGCCCCGGCGAAGTCCAGGCCGATGGCCGGCTTCACCTGAATCTGGTTGATGCCTTCCAGTTGATACTCCACCGGGTCTTCCACGGTGATGATCTTGCGTTCGGCCGTGTTGAGGCGCGACAGCGCGGTGTACAAGGTGGTGGTCTTGCCCGAGCCAGTGGGGCCGGTCACCAGCAGGATGCCGTGGGGGTTTTCCAGCACATCGAGGAAGCCTTCCAGGCGCTCGCCATCGAACCCCAGGCTCTGGAAATCGAAGCTCACCGTTTGGCGATCGAGCAAACGCATCACCACGGACTCGCCAAAGCTGGTGGGCACCGTCGACACCCGCAGATCCAGCTCCTTGCCCTGGATGCGCAGCATGATGCGCCCGTCCTGAGGCAAGCGGCGCTCGGCGATGTCCAGGCGGGCCATGATCTTTACCCGGCTGATCACCGCCGCCGAGGAACTGGACGGCGGCGCCTCGGCTTCGTGCAACACACCGTCGATGCGGTAACGCACCTTGAGCTG
It encodes the following:
- a CDS encoding general secretion pathway protein GspK; translation: MTRQKGVALLLVLWVLALLSLLLAGLAGWVQLESRQALWQRQHTEALLAAEAGVNLAVVSLTDPAQQRAWAADGRAHELAFERARVQVSVVSERGKLDLNAASTADVVRLLQACGGAVQARALGAALDQRRGNGQPPLRVLEELRQLPGMSQALFACAAPQVTLWSGQESPDPALATPWLRRALGLPSLNISGAEPGPILTLTSVAQLPGGFSAALVVTLLLNPSTEGARPYRVLHWQE
- a CDS encoding type II secretion system protein, coding for MKLQQGFTLLEMLAALTVLALCSAVLLVAFGQAARSLKQVQASDRLSAAARSILDEEADGPLQPGSRDGTWAGGIRWHLDIRGLPVAANRLRLFQLDVRVREGQRQARFGTLKVLGPEAAQ
- the gspM gene encoding type II secretion system protein GspM encodes the protein MKRALTERERRGAALIALGVVLAGLYWLLVQSWFTGPLSDIDGQIQQLREQQQRYAGQLALRPLLDKQLQRARQDPASSTSLLPGDDPSAVAADLMQRIADLIKAKATQGAGCTLTQRMPITPEQDSAQPYRQVKVSLTLECGIEPLMALLHTLEFHRPFLFVDALSVRRASNAPATGGAGRLTVHLLVRGYLPKAAAAQEAP
- the gspF gene encoding type II secretion system inner membrane protein GspF, which produces MAHFKYRALDNDGASQQGSIEAPDQQGAVALLQKRGLLVVQVDALGGPGLRRALNRGALNGAALVSFTQQLATLLGAGQPLERSLGILLKQTQAPKAHALIERIREQVKAGKPLSQALEEEGGQFSTLYISMVRAGEAGGALENTLRQLSDYLERSQTLRGEVINALIYPAFLIVGVLGSLALLLAYVVPQFVPIFRDLGVPIPLITQVILALGEFLSAWGLMVLAGFIVVVWGTAIALRDPARRQRNDRRLLRIKVIGPLLQRIEAARLARTLGTLLSNGVALLQALQIVRQVCSNRAVVAQVEHATEWVKGGGTLSSAFGQQPLLPELAIQMIDVGEQAGELDSMLLKVAEVFDVEAKRGIDRLLAALVPSLTVVMAVMVAVIMLAIMLPLMSLTSNI
- a CDS encoding prepilin-type N-terminal cleavage/methylation domain-containing protein, yielding MKARQRGFTLLEILLVLSLLGVLLALVAGAILGANRAVAKAEHYTERLDEVRAAQAFLRCAVGQALPLDDGQQRVFVGSEQAMAFMAPLSANLGGGIYWHTLSLHGQRLEVAITQGGQAWGEPQVLLHQVRGLHLSYRGYSPKGQLSDWLSTWPWPGRLPRAVRIDAQLAGPVPWTVESVTLRLDLSTVAGQ
- the gspD gene encoding type II secretion system secretin GspD, which gives rise to MKLLATGVTPLRTPLLCLATAVALGGCATSPNHPFENDPGLMHEALNGTGDQRQPVVDQAPAMPASNSGPVAPQRQLFNGSQRFVRPPVAARGASEEGGGDIVFNFTNQPIEAVINTVMGDLLHENYSIAQGVTGDVSFSTSKPVNKKEALSILETLLSWTNNAMIRQGNRYVILPAAQAVAGKLVPEMTVSQPSDGLSARLYPLKYISATEMQKLLKPFARDNAFLLVDPSRNVLSLAGTPQELANYQDTIDTFDVDWLKGMSIGVYGLQRASVAELMPQLQKMFGPDSGMPLAGMVKFLPNERTNSVVAISAQPEYLREVGDWIKTIDEGGGNEPQMYVYDVRNMKATDLAKYLRQIYGNGQIKDDSAAKVAPGLRTTTLSSLNGSNSSGIGSTGTSGLTSTGTQGLSGGNSLNNNSMQNGDDDSDGDDQQDDSAASATTGGQQKSLDDSTRITAQKASNQLLVRTRPAQWKEIESAIKRLDNPPMQVQIETRILEVKLSGELDLGVQWYLGKLAGNSSSTTVANTSGSQGALGGGGAGLGSTDSLFYSFVSSNLQVALHALETTGRTQVLSAPSLVVMNNQQAQIQVGDNIPISQTTVNTSTSDTTLSSVEYVQTGVILDVTPRINPGGLVYLDVQQQVSDADTSSETTTQTNPNISTRSVSTQVAVQSGQTVLLGGLIKQDNSETASSVPYLGRIPGLRWLFGSTTKSKDRTELLVLITPRVVTSNSQARQVTDDYRQQMQLIKP
- the gspE gene encoding type II secretion system ATPase GspE, producing MPTVPDTSPTLPAAPDDAQVCQWLMRHSGLKAVDLERARRLAAEDDDSELPALLTRLGLVSELELARAWSALLAVPLMLAEQAPGTLERVPPLTERFLRHYRVVPVAWDEQGVELLVAHPGNPYPFEAVAHACAAPVRLAIGPGNEIDSLIERYYGQGRSAMGSLIETLDEDSGALEDIEHLKDLASEAPVIRLVNLIMQRAVEQRASDIHIEPFESQLKVRYRIDGVLHEAEAPPSSSSAAVISRVKIMARLDIAERRLPQDGRIMLRIQGKELDLRVSTVPTSFGESVVMRLLDRQTVSFDFQSLGFDGERLEGFLDVLENPHGILLVTGPTGSGKTTTLYTALSRLNTAERKIITVEDPVEYQLEGINQIQVKPAIGLDFAGALRSIVRQDPDVIMIGEMRDLETCRIAIQSSLTGHLVLSTLHTNSAAASITRLLDMGVESYLIASTVKGILAQRLVRRLDPATRIPFEAPAELVAEHGLDRFTDQRPILLYKPAVSATGSGYFGRSAITELLVMNEELRSLLMRQADAATLEQAARRGGLRTLYEEGLRQAVAGITSLEEVLRVTRGE
- a CDS encoding PilN domain-containing protein; its protein translation is MNLNTLYADGRAALHRRWHASPAQRLWQAWRDELLGVLPPAWRARLSGSAPLQVLHWPLEQPVTDSVPRLLVLPRGEVLVQTLSLPLGAARDLQTVLGFELDRYTPYRADQVHFCAQVLGQGGTSVKVRLVVMVRERLEQILATCAGINLHGIDVRDGERLGVDLLPEAQRPRRARGGRFNQGLLLACAALLLTLMVLWLQSREALLIEMQAQVHQQQAQISQLQQVRQTLANTQGAAQYLIERKAAQPALASVIADLSHCLPDGTWLEQLEINDSGEVALSGQSTRASALIGQLKQCHTLDDPQFQGVIQPDSDSGKDHFALRAHLHQEAAHEARAD
- a CDS encoding general secretion pathway protein GspN, which gives rise to MKLTVSLVRAGLLLVVGGLALATGAVLSGAGRDPGWLPPAAARPPVASKHTTAQALPVVELNSLADAWQKPLFSTDRSPDQTVQGPGADLAGLVLTGVMINGDLKLALLRDASGHGLKVAEGQALPNGWTLQQLSPLAAQFGRQGQTRSLRLPAPRLPAPSRAAMLTLPPVTAP
- the gspG gene encoding type II secretion system major pseudopilin GspG, with amino-acid sequence MKSARRQGGFTLLEMLAVIVLLGIVATIVVRQVGGNVDKGKYGAGKAQLASLSMKVESYALDVGSPPANLNQLVTKPSNGGNWAGPYAKPSDLKDPFGHAFGYRFPGEHGSFDLIFYGQDGQPGGDGYSADLGNWE
- a CDS encoding GspH/FimT family pseudopilin, which codes for MHRARGFTLLEMLVVIVLIGVAAGLVGYGLQRGLHSASERKAVVQIVEALRATRVRAIVTGQPARTRFDLQQRVFEAPGKPAAAWPADLNLQLHTAADLGAAFEFYPDGGASGGHLLLNDGARRWRIDVSWLTGTVQLQAVR